A single Plasmodium sp. gorilla clade G2 genome assembly, chromosome: 7 DNA region contains:
- a CDS encoding ribosome biogenesis protein BRX1 homolog, putative codes for MNEENEMNELDDACYEERTNGLENEMKELGSSNNVTKVGELNEMIINETEDDDDKDDEEEDDEEEDDEEEDDEEEDDEEEDDEEEDDEEEDDEEEDDEDEYDDDDEDDDNEDDDNDNDNNNNNNNNNNNEDDLINLQIDEDPYLLKDASYIKKNELWKNRQRVLIVRSPLKKKGCKSFIDNLKLLLPHHKMENKWDKKVPKSELNDISYSRNCNNIIFFDVKRKRYCLWICKSRTGPSLYFEILDYIPLHSLLFSGNCLLYSRPLLIFSKHFDELDHLKLIKEMFIHVFGVPNYHPLSKPFYDHCYNFFYVNDLIYFRHYQILPITLADSNNVNKQQLVEIGPQFTLHIIKIFEECFKGRILYENEKYKNYVTPQQVKLNDHLKKKIKNMKKKKNKYKKFKFIKPNIKTDIDY; via the coding sequence ATGAATGAGGAAAATGAAATGAACGAATTGGATGATGCATGTTATGAGGAAAGGACCAATGGATTGGAAAACGAAATGAAGGAATTGGGAAGTAGTAATAATGTTACAAAAGTGGGTGAATTGAATGAAATGATTATAAATGAAActgaagatgatgatgataaagatgatgaagaagaagatgatgaagaagaagatgatgaagaagaagatgatgaagaagaagatgatgaagaagaagatgatgaagaagaagatgatgaagaagaagatgatgaagaagaagatgatgaagatgaatatgatgatgatgatgaagatgatgacaatgaagatgatgacaatgataatgataataataataataataataataataataataatgaggaTGATCTTATAAACTTACAAATTGATGAAGAtccatatttattaaaagacGCAAgttacattaaaaaaaacgaACTGTGGAAAAACAGACAAAGAGTATTAATAGTACGATCccccttaaaaaaaaagggttGTAAATCATTTattgataatttaaaattgtTATTACCTCACCATAAGATGGAAAATAAATGGGACAAAAAAGTTCCGAAAAGtgaattaaatgatataagtTATAGTAGAAATTgtaacaatataatattttttgatgtAAAAAGAAAACGTTATTGTTTATGGATATGTAAAAGTAGAACAGGTCcatctttatattttgaaatattaGATTATATTCCTTTACatagtttattattttcaggtaattgtttattatattcaagacctcttttaatttttagtaAACATTTTGATGAATTAGatcatttaaaattaattaaagaaATGTTTATACATGTTTTTGGAGTACCAAATTATCATCCACTAAGTAAGCCATTTTATGATcattgttataattttttttatgtaaatgatttaatatattttagacATTATCAAATCCTACCTATAACATTAGCTGATTCaaataatgttaataaaCAACAGCTTGTTGAAATAGGTCCACAGTTTActttacatattattaaaatatttgagGAATGTTTTAAAGGTAGAATTCtatatgaaaatgaaaaatataaaaattatgttacACCTCAACAAGTTAAATTAAATGACCacttgaagaaaaaaattaagaatatgaaaaagaaaaaaaacaaatataaaaagtttaaatttattaagcCAAATATTAAAACGGATATAGACTATTAA
- a CDS encoding mRNA (N6-adenosine)-methyltransferase, putative, translated as MSLAREKYLKRKRELLENINLVDIGEKKSNTGKNEENSKSDNIKKESRSRDFIKNDNRTRDSLKKNDRVEYIDNDKKHLKSNNYKGLTSYNNKDIKNENRDLRKSPYDHKRLSNRNEQDILSNKKNRSSANLQYNNDYIHGGKDNNVLINNNNKIANSTNNINEYIKDLNNIDINDSLILLFYVCKLLLDMCSNVNVNQSSMNTSVTSVEMLRDMKSKNRKNIKLFKINILNNILIYLSNENVNNLTQGNPNYKDNNFEKRHEEIRIDEKCIDIEHVGINIVIKVIYINNIKKLIFKYLYLINNNFKHDGVGNINMYDGRFNKNEDQNYFNTPMMEQKNINFVNNNNNNMNNYHYNNYNVNYNPYNCVMQENEKKSVGNVNNKVVLHKNFLSTEYEMKYKEENKNNKINYLENLLNEPTAKEKKIKEEKTNILSIIEAPTVIEEMRIKKFQKKDDSVKIICPYLTKKVCQKHNKECNKVHFKKIISEHTDVSLGDCSYLDTCRHIETCKFVHYAVDKDDQQMNMSTQENLSQSKLSLSSNIKENVYGPQWIRCDLRNFDLSIFNKYVSVVMADPPWDIHMDLPYGTMTDNEMKLLPVQLIQDEGMIFLWVTGRAMELARECLQIWGYKRVEEILWVKTNHLQRIIRTGRTGHWLNHSKEHCLVGIKGNPVINRNIDCNVIVSEVRETSRKPDEIYSLIERLCPQNLKIELFGRPHNCRSNWITLGNQLNGVVLHHPQIKERYNKVATQFNLPLCEK; from the coding sequence atgtcatTGGCTagagaaaaatatttgaaaagaaaaagagaacttttagaaaatataaatttagtTGATATAGGTGAAAAGAAAAGTAATACAGggaaaaatgaagaaaatagtaaatctgataatataaaaaaggaaagtaGATCAAgagattttataaaaaatgataatagaACACGAGatagtttaaaaaaaaatgatcgtgttgaatatatagataatgaTAAGAAACATTTAAAAAGTAACAATTATAAGGGGTTAAcctcatataataataaagatataaaaaatgaaaatagaGATTTGAGGAAATCACCATATGATCATAAAAGATTAAGTAATAGAAATGAACAAGATATAttaagtaataaaaaaaacagatCAAGTGCTAatttacaatataataatgattacaTCCATGGAGGTAAAGACAACaatgtattaataaataacaataataagaTAGCGAATTCtactaataatataaatgaatatataaaagatttaaacaatatagatattaatgatagcttaattttattattttatgtatgtaaattattattagatatGTGTTCAAATGTTAATGTGAATCAAAGTAGTATGAATACATCAGTAACATCTGTTGAGATGTTACGAGATATGAAAAGTAAAAAtcgtaaaaatataaaattatttaaaattaatatattaaataatattttaatatatttatcgaatgaaaatgtaaataatttaacTCAAGGAAATCCaaattataaagataataattttgagAAAAGACATGAAGAAATAAGAATAGATGAAAAGTGTATAGATATTGAACATGTGGGTATAAACATTGTTAttaaagttatatatataaataatataaaaaaattaatatttaaatatttatatttaataaataataatttcaaaCATGATGGAGTgggtaatataaatatgtatgatGGAaggtttaataaaaatgaagaccaaaattattttaacacACCAATGATGGAACAGAAGAATATTAATTTtgtcaataataataataataatatgaataattatcattataataattataatgttaATTATAATCCCTATAATTGTGTAATgcaagaaaatgaaaagaaaagtgttggaaatgtaaataataaagttGTTTTACATAAAAACTTTTTATCAACTGAATATGAgatgaaatataaagaagaaaataaaaataataaaataaattatttagaaaatttattaaatgagcCAACAgcaaaagagaaaaaaattaaagaagaaaaaacaaatatccTTTCCATTATTGAAGCACCAACTGTTATTGAAGAAatgagaataaaaaaatttcaaaaaaaagatgattcagtaaaaattatatgtccTTATTTAACTAAAAAGGTTTGTCAAAAGCATAATAAGGAATGTAATAAAgttcattttaaaaaaattatatcagAACATACTGATGTATCATTAGGAGATTGTTCTTATTTAGATACATGTAGACACATTGAAACATGTAAGTTTGTTCATTATGCTGTAGATAAGGATGATCAACAGATGAATATGAGTACACAAGAAAATTTAAGTCAATCTAAATTATCTTTATCTTCTAATATTAAAGAGAATGTTTATGGTCCCCAATGGATAAGATGTGATTTAAGAAATTTCGATTTaagtatttttaataaatatgttagTGTAGTTATGGCAGATCCACCATGGGATATTCATATGGATTTACCATATGGAACAATGACAGATAATGAAATGAAACTTTTACCTGTACAGTTAATACAAGATGAAGGTATGATCTTTTTATGGGTAACTGGAAGAGCTATGGAATTAGCTCGAGAATGTTTACAAATATGGGGATATAAAAGAGTTGAAGAAATATTGTGGGTAAAAACGAATCATTTACAAAGAATTATAAGAACAGGAAGAACAGGCCATTGGTTAAATCATTCAAAAGAACATTGTTTAGTTGGTATTAAAGGAAACCCAGttataaatagaaatattGATTGTAATGTTATAGTATCAGAGGTAAGAGAAACGTCAAGAAAACCTGATGAAATCTATTCATTAATTGAAAGGTTATGTCCTcagaatttaaaaatagaGCTTTTCGGAAGACCTCATAATTGTAGGAGTAATTGGATAACTTTAGGAAACCAACTTAATGGTGTTGTTTTACATCACCCACAGATAAAggaaagatataataaagtGGCTACACAATTTAACTTGCCATTATGTGAAAAAtga